Below is a window of Populus trichocarpa isolate Nisqually-1 chromosome 3, P.trichocarpa_v4.1, whole genome shotgun sequence DNA.
TTGGTCTTTGGGTTGTGATTTGTGAAGCATTGCGAGGACAATATGCCACTCTTGGCCCACATCAGAATTATTAGATGTATCTTTTGACTATGCTGTGTACTAATGCATGTCACTATTTTTTTGTCCACATTTGATGATTGAAGACCAAATGCAGTTTAGTTGAACCTATTAGGATCTGAAAGCTGGAAGGCACAACGTGCCATTAACAGCCTCTAGGCCTGATCTTCATAAATTGAGATCAAATCTTACTGTTTTCCATATGGGTCTAGCTTGTTGATATTCTAGCTAATTAGAAGAGATTTCTTTTTTGGTCTAGCATCAGGATCTACCTAATGATCTAAGAGATTAGTGCCAAGAGGGACATCAAGACAAGGAATGTTTCATAAGAATAGAGGATAAAGTAAGTGATGGGTGAAGCATTACCTGAATCAAAGATGGTCCCAGCACCAGTTGTTGGATTGAATGCCAAAGCACTACGAGGAATATCAACAATCTTTCTACCAACCCTAATTCCATTCAATTTCACATAGTATAATGATGATCTCCTTGGGTTCTTGAGCAGCGGAGTGGTCTTGATCCTCGGGGGCTGACCGACTGGTCCGAGCCTCAATGACCCAGAAAAGTTGAGAGTCCTAAAGCTAGGCAAGCAGTATGAGAATGTGGATTTGTATAGGTTTTGGGTTTGAGACAAAAACGACAACGGACCTCTCCCGAAGCCCAAAAGTCCCTGAGGTGGCACTGAGCTCCCTGTGGCTTTTTGGATGCAACCGAAGGCGTAGTAAGGGACAGGATCCATGGATAGAGCAATTGTGTCCCGTGTGAGGTTTGATAAAATGGTGGAGCTGCCATAGGTAGTGTTCCATGTGCATGTGCTGCCACCGCAGATGGGGTTTGGTACCTGCAATTTTACAAGCATTTAAGTTAGTATATCCCGTGTATGTGTAATCAGGTAATGAATGGTAATGATCCCTcatttggaaagtagttttatTGGTGTTCTTTGTCCCGTGAACTTTTTGACAGGGAGGAACCTGTCAGTTATCATTTCCAAGCTTTTGTACcgatcaagaaataaataatgtgTCATCTCCGTTTTGCCCTTACATGTTTTCTCACAGTATGGGACCCTGAGCTTGACACAATTGCAATATTCTATCTACTACGATGGCAGAAATGAGTCACAATTACCTGCTTGCATTGAGGAGCTCCACAACCAAGGGTTTTGAAGGTAGTGGACTTCACAGTGTTAAACACAGTAGAGGAACACCCAACACAGCCTTTGCAAGGAATCCAAGCAGCATCGTAGCTATTATCTAAAGCCATGAGCAATGTCTGAGGTGGGGTCCCAACCTTCGCCTTAACAATGTAAGATGGGCTCTGAATAACCCCCCTGCCTGAAGCAATCGGCACCACAGATTTCTTGGCCACTAAGCTTGACAAGAATTGAAGCCTAGCTTGATCTTTGGCCATCATTTGGAGCACACTCTCTTCCCATGATATTGGCTTTGAGGGCCTAAATGGGGACTGTGAGCTGTAGACATGGAAGACCTTGACGGTTGTGCCGAGGCCTTTGGTGCTGAGCCCTTGGGCCAAGGAACAGAAGAGAAAAGCTAGAGAGAAGAGGTAGGCTTTCATGGTTGCGAAAGAAAAAGAGCTTTGAGTGTTTAGGGACTGAGAGGTCATGTGTGTCGTATATATAGACGGGGGAGGGTAATGTCAAGCAGGGTGTCATGTAGAGGGTAGAAATAATGTAAGAGTGAGAGGTTGTACGCTAACAGACTGTATTCCATTTCCTCTTGTAGGCTGGACCTCTACTGCCCTTGTCAATTTCCTACTGgctacatatatataatatttctttattattacatattttatttgagaacTTAGATTTGGAATGATTCGGGATGCGCTTTATATAGTTAATTATCCATGATGTGAAAAAAATAGCTAGCTTAGAGACAAACAAGGGACCTAGGCAGCTCCATATGAGTCCATGAGGGAGGAAAAAAGGTAGCCTTTTGAGCTCttaattgtttgtatttttgttaTGAAACAGAACGACCACCCTGTAGAAGATGTACGTGCTACACTAATGATGATTAGAGAGGGTGGAGGGATAGGCAAGATCGAGGGAGCCATGTTAGCAACAAAGCCAAAATGTTGGGATATTTTATGTACCCTTGCTATATTAATCCACAAAAATCTCTTGAAGAGACACCATGGTAGTTTCCCTCAAAAACATCACAGTTACCTACAGCTTTGTATGATCTAGATCTTTCCCAGTTTTCTTCGAAGGTTTTTACATCAGAAAAGCTATTGGATTCACCATCTGCGAAGTGTAAAAAGGGTTTTGCACAGAGTGAACGTCAATCAGGGAAACAAATAGCTCAACTGGCCTACAATACCCATCTAGGAATCTACTCTTGTTTGATAGGAAAATTTGATGCGGTAGAAAATGAAAATgctttaataaatttgtttgacTTCGTTAGCACATGGATTCTTCATCAGATTGTTGAATCATAGTACACGTAACAgtattaaaacacaacatttccCAGATCAGCCACATGCAATTTCACTAAACACTTGATTGACAGACATTACAACATTATGACCAAGTGATTTGCaaagttaatttttcatttctttttttttttttctaatttcatgttTGATATTGCAACtacttttaacttgaaaaaatattaaaataatttttttagattttcattttatttttaacacccaCCAGTacatctaaattataaaaaaaacacaaccatctaggtggtggcccagtggtaaaagtttggaatcaagaggtttgctctctctgtggtctcaggttcgagccctgtggttactcatatgatggccactactggaggcttacatggttgttaacttcagggcccgtgggattagtcgaggtgctcgtaagctggcccggacacccacgttaaactaaaaaaaaaataaaaaaaacactatttttttttaataaattcaattttaaaatgctaTGTTCAATCATGCATACAGGTTTTGTCGTGCTTGCAAATTTTCCAGGGCTTGTCAGCTTTTTGTAATATATGTAATTAACCACAGCATGCCACTCCGAGAAAATGATGAGGACATTGTCATTTTCATTGCCTTAATGTGATGGGCTCTGCCAGGGAAGCAAACGCTGACTGATATATTCTTTATCGGTAGATAGAatatgctttctttctttctttctttttagctGTAGTCTAAAGATTAGTATATGATATTGGTAATGAAATGCTATGAAAGACCACAGATGTTTAGAAAAAACTTGCCCCCATCTTTCCACTAGAGGAAAGTTGGGAGAGACGTTAATTAGAGGCCATCCAGAGGTATTTCTTgatcaaaccaaaataataaaatattgattcttTATATTAAGAATCGCACTTTATAATTGTAAGTCGAGGATTGACCGTCAATGATCTGGAAAAGCATCGTAATTTTCTGTCATTGTCTAATAGAAATGGTTACAAGAATAGTTATGGGGCAATTCATGGAGTGTTAAGTAGAAAAACATTGCTAGGGGTTCTATACatgctattaattttatttcaggttaccatctaggtggtgacccagcggtaagaacttgggaccaagaggtttgctccctctgtggtctcaggttcgagccctgtggttgctcatatgatgaccactggaagcttacatggtcgttaacttcaggacccgtgagattagtcgaggtgcgtgcaagctggcccgaacacccacgttaaactaaaaaaaaaaaaaattatttcaggttgtgatttctcaattaaaagTGAGAtctagattaaattaaattataatcaaCATGATTAGAACAAGATGAATGCCCAGTGCGATCCAGACAGagatttgacaaaattaaaaaaaaatttgtttaaatttttttttaatgtactgatgttaaaaataaattttaaaaaataaaaaaatatattttaatacatttttttttaaaaaaattattttaaaaaacaatcattattaaatttctaaacaaaaaaaatatagcatatAATGATAACTAACATGACTGTCCAATCTGAATTATTAAAAGGTTTTTGAAACAAAGTGGGGTGAGatgtgattgttgttttttgtacGCACAAAAAGCTACCATCTaaagcaatttttattttattatttattttttgtatggatcccataaaaagaaaattaaaatctaattaattaaactacatCTCAATCTCAACATCACGGATATGAGTTTTTTCGTTTAAGGGGAGTTCTTGTTTCTATCTTCTGAACTTTTGACAGTGAAATTTCTTGGTTCAGCATTCTCAGCTCTGTTTTAGGTCAAATCATATCCTGTTTTTCTGTCCACTGGATATTGACATGACTCTTATGCAAGCTAGGTACAATTGCATAAAACTGCTTGTGATTGaaataatcaaaaaacaaaaataaattatgctcTTAAAAATTGGATAACTGTATCTCTTTTGCTCATATATATTAGATGAATTTAAtccttataattatttaatgatgGGAGACTATAGTACATGAACTCAATTGATCAGTGCGTGATCGTTATATAATGTaggatgattttgaaatgtatttttcatttaaaaatatattaaattgatttttttattttttaatattatcacattaaaatcattaaaaaatactaaaacaaaatcaatttgataattttttaaagcaaacatactttttaaaaagtatctaaaaacaaaaacaattttttataagaGTGTTATGTTGCACTTATTATTGTCATTGACACTACGTTAATGACTTCCTGCTTGTGTTTGCAAGCTATATATAGTTGATCAAAAAGGtgtttattttagtatttaaaaaatatttttgaaattttttgaattatttttattttagattaattatttttatggttttaaatcGTTTAGCATTTCACATATTTAATCACCCCGTTTCAAACTACTAGTATAGCGGTTTAtgtaattagaagaaatttatattcttaacaagaagaaacaaatatGATCTCCCTCTATATTAATTGTCTGAATTCATCAGTTGATTTAACGTTTATTTCCGAGACATAGTACGTGTGAACTTGGAACATGTTATGAAACAGAAGGTTTCAGCATTTGTCCTTCCACATGATccaacattaatattattattcttgcTGTGAATGATAAGATGAACTAGGGTTTCCCGTGTTGTGTCCTAGAGAATTTGAAATACTTGGGATAGAAGAAGCCAACCATAGAGCCTATCTCTTCCCGAGAAAGCATGGAGATAAGGGTGTCCGTGAAGACGATGTCGGTTTCCTTGGATCCAAAGAGGTCACAGAGTCTAAAAACTCAATTCAGGACGTTTTTCACTGTACCAAAGGGCCCAAGTGAACCATTGTTTCATGTGCCGAGAGTCATTCGTACCCTTTATTTCAGTCATATACTTTATaccatcaaatattaaaggttCTTCAGTGTACCAACAAATTAAGCTAGACGTT
It encodes the following:
- the LOC7460244 gene encoding aspartyl protease AED3 is translated as MTSQSLNTQSSFSFATMKAYLFSLAFLFCSLAQGLSTKGLGTTVKVFHVYSSQSPFRPSKPISWEESVLQMMAKDQARLQFLSSLVAKKSVVPIASGRGVIQSPSYIVKAKVGTPPQTLLMALDNSYDAAWIPCKGCVGCSSTVFNTVKSTTFKTLGCGAPQCKQVPNPICGGSTCTWNTTYGSSTILSNLTRDTIALSMDPVPYYAFGCIQKATGSSVPPQGLLGFGRGPLSFLSQTQNLYKSTFSYCLPSFRTLNFSGSLRLGPVGQPPRIKTTPLLKNPRRSSLYYVKLNGIRVGRKIVDIPRSALAFNPTTGAGTIFDSGTVFTRLVAPAYIAVRNEFRKRVGNATVSSLGGFDTCYSVPIVPPTITFMFSGMNVTMPPENLLIHSTAGVTSCLAMAAAPDNVNSVLNVIASMQQQNHRILFDVPNSRLGVAREQCS